From Zingiber officinale cultivar Zhangliang chromosome 5B, Zo_v1.1, whole genome shotgun sequence, the proteins below share one genomic window:
- the LOC121985309 gene encoding protein TRIGALACTOSYLDIACYLGLYCEROL 4, chloroplastic-like, with protein MMRRMRWAEDGGGTWELDMEAPVTMEGAARAVPGDPLPLGLSRGRRITRPKQLDFMHRFMSSPLVPSFSGYPTNGGQGLLFYHAYTSHLAENWCATILQQINVQKFLPFIKEISANHLKEIPWPKTICKHFAQIFSWGLGTEFLLTQDSSFLVEFYNVQKNTRGKAVFNQKLRGHNLTLETAWPGLFVDRSGTYWDVPLSMAIDFASVSSDSGLSYHFCLQHNSGKPKHFGGNETTRIPSSLLPGLCARAALSFKNNFFFWKKKDGKLKMVQPYDLLLSDPHISASGVIGTVASVSLGDCSARFSDEERLHLQASNAFRICAQRNNLAAFVDFFASLSTSAQYGNFQRPFLDLTRLNAQMHFPSGSSFLSGVAGLAQNLYNSQELNLEQLGAVCPELTLSLQQQIIGPFSFRVDSRILFTPSERNKVAQVEESVFAIDWALKVLGSAKATAWYSPRRQEAMVELRFFER; from the exons ATGATGCGCCGGATGCGGTGGGCGGAGGATGGCGGCGGAACATGGGAGCTGGATATGGAGGCGCCGGTCACCATGGAGGGCGCGGCCCGGGCGGTCCCCGGCGATCCCCTTCCGCTCGGCCTCTCCCGCGGACGCCGAATCACCCGCCCCAAGCAGCTCGATTTCATGCACCGCTTCATGTCATCCCCTCTCGTCCCCTCCTTCTCCGGATACCCTACCAACGGCGGACAGGGCCTCCTCTTCTACCACGCCTACACGAGTCATCTCGCCGAGAACTG GTGTGCAACTATCTTACAACAAATAAATGTACAGAAATTTTTGCCCTTCATCAAAGAAATTTCAGCAAATCATCTCAAAGAGATCCCATGGCCTAAAACCATCTGCAAGCACTTTGCTCAAATATTCTCATGGGGCTTAGGTACTGAGTTCCTGTTGACTCAAGATTCTTCTTTTCTTGTTGAATTTTACAATGTGCAAAAAAATACCCGAGGGAAAGCGGTATTTAATCAAAAG CTTCGAGGGCATAACCTAACACTTGAAACAGCCTGGCCTGGACTCTTTGTTGATAGAAGTGGAACATATTGGGACGTACCACTATCAATGGCTATTGATTTTGCTTCAGTTTCCTCAGATTCTGGTTTGAGCTATCATTTTTGCTTACAACATAATAGTGGGAAACCCAAACACTTTGGTGGTAATGAAACAACTAGGAtaccttcttctcttctaccTGGTTTGTGTGCAAGGGCTGCTCTTtcattcaaaaataattttttcttttggaAAAAGAAAGATGGCAAATTAAAGATGGTCCAGCCTTATGATCTATTACTATCTGATCCTCATATTTCTGCATCAGGAGTTATTG GGACTGTAGCCAGTGTATCTTTGGGAGATTGCTCAGCACGGTTCAGTGATGAAGAACGGTTGCACTTGCAGGCATCCAATGCCTTCAGGATTTGTGCCCAAAGAAATAATTTGGCAGCCTTTGTTGACTTCTTTGCATCTCTGTCTACTTCAGCTCAATATGGCAATTTTCAGAGGCCTTTTCTTGATCTAACAAGGTTAAATGCCCAGATGCATTTTCCCTCAGGTTCATCATTTTTAAGTGGTGTTGCAGGTTTGGCCCAGAATTTATATAACTCTCAAGAACTGAATCTAGAACAACTTGGTGCGGTTTGTCCTGAGCTCACACTGTCTCTACAACAACAG ATAATTGGGCCTTTCAGTTTTCGAGTAGATTCCAGAATTCTGTTTACTCCAAGTGAAAGAAACAAAGTTGCTCAAGTAGAGGAATCAGTATTTGCAATTGACTGGGCTTTGAAGGTTCTTGGTTCAGCAAAGGCCACTGCTTGGTATTCACCCAGACGCCAAGAGGCCATGGTGGAACTCCGTTTCTTTGAGAGATGA